CGTTAAACTAGGCCACCACACATTGAATCGCAACCAGATACGTATTGAGGCGAGTTGCACAGAGGCGGGATATTGGCGAACGCGCCTTTGGCGGCGATAGCATCGCGCAGATTGTCGGCATCATAGGCACGATCCACCACTAGTTTACTGTCAGGACCGAGGCTGTCCAGCATCTCGAACGAACTTTGGGCATCATAGGCTTGCCCTGCACTTAGGCGGAGCTGACTGGCATGCCATTGGCATCGACTATAGCATGGATTTTGGTGGTCAGCCCGCGACGCGAACGACCCATGCAATCGGATCGTCCATCCTTTTTTTTGGCGTTGCCGCCACACTGATGCACACGAATGGATGAACTGTCGATCATCTGGATATCACCATCAATGGTTCAATCACGCTCCACTCAAAATCCGATAAATCAAAACGGACTATTACCTGGTCTCCCTTCTAACGAAGACTGAATCAGGTATTACAGAATTTGGGAATCCCCTTTATGGGTATGTGACCTAGGGTGTTTAGTCCCAGGATTTGATGGTCTAATATTCAGCCATCGATGGAAGTACGCGCTATGGGACATATTCTACACGGAAGCGCTAAAGCATCAGCCCAAAAACAGTGGCCAAGTGGAATCCGCGCACCTCAGTGCATGATCTCCCCACCGACCCCAAAGGATACCAAGTCCACCCCCCTGACCATCGAAGAAGAGACTATCATCGTTGCCTTCCATCGGCACACACTGCTGCCGCTGGACGACCGCCTCTGCGCATTGCAGGCAACGATCCCGCTCCGGATACGTTCGTCGCTGCATCGCTGTTTGCAGCGCCACGGGATTAGCCGATTGCCCGAAGTGACTGGGACAAGAAGCCGAGAAGGAAGTTCAAGACCTATCCCATCGGCTACTGCCATATCTACAACTGCCTTTTGGAGGCAGGTTTGTGCCGGTGTGGTCTCTCGGAAGCGGAATAGTGTGTTTTGAAGAGGTTGCTTCCGATTGAGGCCCAGGACCGGGGACGCGGGCGGCGTCCCGAAGGGAGCCGCAAGATCATCAACGGGATATTTTGGCGACTTCGCTGCGGCACGCCGTGGCGCGCCGTTCCGCCCAGATACGGCAACGGGAACACGATCTATCGGCGCTTCAGGCCATAGAGCGAATCGAGTTATGGGAGGCAACATCGGTGATATTGGGCGTGATCATGGCCGACAGCAGCCACCACAGCATCAATAGCCCCACGGTTCGCGCCCATGTCTCGGCAGCGCGGGAAAGGGGGCTCATCGAAGAGCCCTTGGCCGCACGGGACGAGTTCACCAGTCAGCTTCACTGTCTGCCTGATGGACGGAGACTGTCGCTCGCCTTCCACCCTACCGTCGGCCATCAACGCCGTCATTCGCGGTCGCTCCAATCGCCGCGTGAAGATTGAGCGCTTCTTCGGACGGCTGAAAATCAATCGCGCCATCGGCATATGATCTAACCAACTCGCGGAGGCCTTCCTATCCATGGTCTATGTCGCAAAAGCGTGATACTGGCTCAAATTTGTCCGCGCGCCCTAAGATCAGCGAAAACTACAAAATCTGGATGACCAATTTCTCGTCCGTATGAATATTTTTAAGACTTCCACTGATTACGAGTTTGTCTCACCCGCATCGGCATCAGCCTTGGCAATTTCTGAACTGCGTTTTTTGAGACGGTCGATTAGGCCGCTAATCGTTCCGCCCTGCACGATGACCGAGAATAACACGACGACATAAGTTACCGACAAGATCACAGTGCGCTCAGGGCCTTCCGGCAACGATAGCGCAAGCGCTATGGAAATCCCGCCGCGCAGTCCTCCCCAGACTAAGGTTGGCAATGCCATGCTGCTAAGAGCCTGGAATGGATGCAGTGCAAATAACGGCAGCCCCACGCCTGCAATGCGCGCGCCTATGACAAGCGGAATGGTGACGATGCCGGCAAGTATAAGAACGAGTGTCGGGGCGATCGCAATGACTTCAAGGCCAATAAGAAAAAATAGTACCGCATTCAAAAGCTCATCAATCAGAGCCCAGAATTTGAGCAGATAATCGCGCGTCGTATCGCTCATCGCCAGTTTAACCCCTGCATTACCGATCAGGAGGCCTGCAACGGCCATGGCAACTGGTCCGCTGACATGCAAAAATTGTGCAAGGCTGTAACCGCCCATAACGACCGCAAGCGATATCATTACTTCGACATTATATTCATCAATAGCACGCATCGCTCGAAAACCAAGCCAGCCAACGATGCCCCCTAGAACCGCTCCGCCGCCAGCTTCTTTCATAAAATCAAGAGCGGCATTCCCGGCTGAGAACTCCGATGTACCCAACGCCGCAGTCAACAAGATACCGAACACAACGACGCCTACACCGTCGTTGAACAGGCTTTCTCCAGCGACAGTCGCTTGTAACGTTGGCGGCACGGCGGCGCGTTTAAGTACGCCGATAACCGCTACCGGGTCGGTTGGACTAATCAGCGCGCCAAACACCAGGCACCATAAATAGCTGGTCTGGATACCAAAGATTCCTGCGATAAAGTAAAATCCGCTTCCAACTATAAAGGTCGATATGCCAACGCCTAACGTACTGAGTAACATGATCGGCCAGCGCC
The nucleotide sequence above comes from Sphingorhabdus sp. YGSMI21. Encoded proteins:
- a CDS encoding transposase, which translates into the protein MLPIEAQDRGRGRRPEGSRKIINGIFWRLRCGTPWRAVPPRYGNGNTIYRRFRP
- a CDS encoding sodium:proton antiporter, whose product is MVAANLQPFDAAAILVTLAAILGYFNHRYLKLPSSIGLTIMGAVASLAVIGIDWILPNSLMAENVLGFLADINFQDTLMDGMLSFLLFAGALHVDWADMKRGRWPIMLLSTLGVGISTFIVGSGFYFIAGIFGIQTSYLWCLVFGALISPTDPVAVIGVLKRAAVPPTLQATVAGESLFNDGVGVVVFGILLTAALGTSEFSAGNAALDFMKEAGGGAVLGGIVGWLGFRAMRAIDEYNVEVMISLAVVMGGYSLAQFLHVSGPVAMAVAGLLIGNAGVKLAMSDTTRDYLLKFWALIDELLNAVLFFLIGLEVIAIAPTLVLILAGIVTIPLVIGARIAGVGLPLFALHPFQALSSMALPTLVWGGLRGGISIALALSLPEGPERTVILSVTYVVVLFSVIVQGGTISGLIDRLKKRSSEIAKADADAGETNS